One Helianthus annuus cultivar XRQ/B chromosome 12, HanXRQr2.0-SUNRISE, whole genome shotgun sequence genomic region harbors:
- the LOC110893652 gene encoding ATP-dependent DNA helicase RRM3-like has translation MVESERLNFIRGKQKNLRSETFENLQKYKHKGKENLSNTGQKVILPSSFTGGARFMQQNYLDAMALCKWFGYPDFFITITCNPKWPEISRFLKDTSIKPEDRPDILCRLFKMKLDSMIKDLKDNNFFGEINAVVYTVEFQKRGLPHAHICLFMKVDHKLPTVDHIDPFISAEIPDKSEDPQLYTLVSEYMIHGPCGNANLSCPCMVDKRCSKRFPKKFSAQTIIDSSGFPVYRRRDCGRTVIKKGVQLDNRSVVPYNKSLLRRYQAHINVEWCNQAGSIKYLFKYINKGPDRATAVVFCEAEGTSIQKPKDEIKEYYDCRYISACEASWRIFSNEVHYRYPAVMRLPFHLPGQHNVVYGADDDIEDVLSKPSVASSMFLKWFELNQRDDEACKLTYVEFPQKYVWNVKDRRWQIRKRYQTVGRIHSVSIAAGEPYYLRILLNKVRGPKSFEDIRTVNGELFPTFKDACYAMGLLDDDNEYVEAIKEASFDGHCRYLRALFATMLLTNTITRPEFVWDKTWHLLGDDILYRRRKETRIPDLTLPEDQLKNQILFEIENYLISNGSSLSKFTTMPYPDHQSLRQITNRLINDELSQDTNQLQTEFSRMKECLTEEQSKVFNEIMHAINSQNGGLFFVYGYGGTGKTFLWKTLASAIRSKGQIVLNVASSGIASLLLSKGRTAHSRFKIPINLTEDSMCHIKPNDDVADLLKEAKLIIWDEAPMVHKHAFEALDRTMKDVLSSSMGHQSELPFGGKVIVFGGDFRQILPVIPNGTRQQIVNASLSSSYIWSECKVLKLTKNMRLTVGAQTSNVESIEKFARWLLDIGEGNVGSENDGEAVIEIPDDLVITDLDDPIQSLIDFVYPSILENYKKSGFFSERAILAPKNEVHEINDRLLSLFPGEEKEYLSSDSICQTEQVLDSFQQDLYSADNLNALKIAGLPNHKLVLKVGVPVMLLRNIDQQSGLCNGTRLQITFLGKRVIEAEVISGGNIGTRVYIPRISMIPSDKKIPFQFQRRQFPLSVCFAMTINKSQGQSLSRVGLYLKDPVFSHGQLYVALSRVKTREGVKILAYDVDGKPSKQTSNVVYKEIFGNL, from the exons ATGGTTGAAAGTGAAAGGTTAAATTTCATACGTGGTAAGCAGAAGAATCTACGATCCGAGACATTTGAAAATTTACAGAAGTATAAGCACAAAGGTAAAGAAAATTTATCGAACACCGGTCAAAAGGTAATTCTGCCTTCTTCCTTTACTGGAGGGGCTCGGTTCATGCAACAAAACTACCTTGATGCTATGGCTTTATGTAAATGGTTTGGATACCCAGATTTTTTCATAACCATTACATGCAATCCTAAATGGCCTGAAATTTCAAGATTTCTTAAAGATACTTCAATTAAACCAGAAGACAGACCAGATATACTATGTCGATTGTTCAAGATGAAGTTGGATTCAATGATTAAAGATCTAAAGGATAACAATTTTTTTGGTGAAATAAACGCAG TTGTTTATACCGTTGAATTTCAAAAACGTGGCCTACCTCATGCacacatttgtttattcatgaaAGTCGATCATAAACTTCCCACAGTAGATCATATAGATCCTTTTATTTCAGCTGAAATTCCAGACAAATCCGAGGATCCGCAGTTATACACACTTGTGTCTGAGTATATGATCCACGGTCCTTGTGGGAATGCTAACTTGAGCTGTCCTTGCATGGTTGACAAAAGATGTTCTAAACGATTTCCTAAAAAGTTTTCTGCTCAAACTATTATTGACTCAAGTGGTTTTCCGGTTTATCGAAGAAGAGATTGTGGCCGTACTGTTATAAAGAAAGGTGTTCAACTTGACAATCGAAGTGTTGTACCGTATAACAAAAGTCTATTAAGACGATACCAAGCTCATATTAACGTTGAATGGTGTAACCAAGCAGGCTCCATAAAGTACCTTTTCAAGTACATTAACAAAGGTCCTGACCGGGCTACCGCCGTTGTGTTTTGCGAAGCTGAAGGGACTAGCATTCAGAAACCAAAAGACGAAATAAAAGAGTACTACGATTGTAGATACATATCTGCTTGTGAAGCTTCTTGGAGAATTTTCTCCAACGAAGTGCATTATAGATATCCTGCTGTAATGAGGCTTCCTTTTCATTTACCTGGTCAGCATAATGTTGTATATGGTGCagatgatgatattgaagatgTCTTGAGCAAACCATCTGTTGCTTCTTCGATGTTTTTGAAATGGTTTGAATTAAATCAACGTGATGACGAAGCATGTAAATTGACCTATGTCGAGTTCCCACAGAAGTATGTTTGGAATGTAAAAGATAGACGCTGGCAAATACGAAAAAGGTATCAAACTGTTGGTAGAATTCATTCCGTTTCAATTGCTGCTGGTGAACCTTATTATTTAAGGATTCTACTAAACAAAGTCAGGGGTCCCAAATCATTTGAAGATATTCGAACAGTTAATGGAGAGTTATTCCCCACTTTTAAAGACGCATGTTATGCAATGGGTCTTCTAGATGATGACAACGAATATGTTGAAGCAATTAAAGAAGCAAGTTTTGATGGTCATTGTCGGTATTTAAGAGCATTATTTGCCACAATGCTGTTAACAAATACTATAACAAGACCTGAATTTGTTTGGGATAAAACGTGGCATTTATTAGGAGACGATATTTTGTACAGACGTCGGAAAGAGACACGTATCCCTG ATTTAACGCTTCCTGAAGATCAGCTGAAGAATCAGATTTTGTTTGAAATTGAGAATTATTTAAtttcaaatggttcatctttAAGTAAGTTTACTACAATGCCTTATCCTGATCATCAGTCTTTACGTCAAATTACCAACCGTCTAATCAACGATGAATTATCCCAAGACACAAATCAGTTGCAAACTGAGTTTTCTCGTATGAAAGAATGTCTAACTGAAGAGCAGTCGAAGGTTTTTAATGAGATTATGCATGCAATCAATAGCCAAAATGGAGGGTTGTTTTTTGTATATGGTTATGGTGGAACTGGAAAGACTTTTTTGTGGAAGACATTGGCTTCTGCAATTAGATCTAAAGGACAGATTGTGTTGAATGTTGCATCGAGTGGTATTGCTTCGTTATTGCTATCTAAAGGAAGGACGGCACATTCTAGGTTTAAAATCCCCATTAACTTGACAGAAGACTCCATGTGCCACATTAAGCCAAACGATGATGTTGCTGACCTACTAAAAGAGGCAAAGTTGATTATATGGGACGAAGCCCCTATGGTCCACAAGCATGCTTTTGAGGCACTAGATAGAACAATGAAAGACGTTTTATCGTCTTCTATGGGTCACCAGTCTGAACTACCATTTGGCGGTAAAGttattgtttttggtggtgacTTTAGACAAATCCTCCCGGTCATTCCTAATGGTACTAGACAACAAATTGTCAATGCATCTTTAAGTTCTTCATATATATGGTCAGAATGCAAGGTGTTAAAATTAACAAAAAACATGAGGTTGACAGTTGGAGCTCAAACATCTAACGTTGAGTCTATTGAGAAATTTGCAAGATGGCTACTTGATATTGGTGAAGGAAACGTTGGTTCGGAAAATGATGGTGAAGCAGTTATAGAGATACCGGATGACTTAGTAATCACTGATTTGGACGATCCAATACAAAGTTTAATCGACTTTGTGTATCCTTCAATtttagaaaattacaaaaaatctGGATTCTTTTCTGAGAGAGCAATTTTAGCACCAAAAAATGAAGTTCATGAAATTAATGATCGTTTACTTTCGTTATTTCCGGGTGAAGAAAAAGAGTATTTGAGCTCTGACAGTATCTGTCAAACTGAGCAAGTACTTGATTCTTTCCAACAAGATTTGTATTCGGCTGATAATTTGAATGCTCTCAAAATAGCCGGGTTACCTAATCATAAGTTGGTTCTTAAAGTTGGTGTTCCGGTAATGCTTCTTCGAAACATTGATCAACAAAGTGGTCTATGTAATGGAACTAGACTTCAAATAACCTTTCTTGGTAAACGAGTTATTGAAGCTGAAGTAATATCAGGTGGGAATATTGGTACTAGAGTTTATATTCCTAGGATTTCAATGATTCCTTCTGACAAGAAGATACCGTTTCAGTTTCAAAGAAGGCAATTTCCGTTATCAGTATGTTTTGCTATGACAATTAACAAAAGTCAAGGGCAATCTTTATCAAGAGTTGGGCTATATTTAAAGGATCCAGTTTTTAGTCATGGCCAGTTGTACGTTGCTTTATCGAGAGTGAAGACAAGAGAAGGTGTCAAAATTTTAGCGTACGATGTTGATGGTAAACCTTCTAAGCAGACATCAAACGTTGTTTACAAGGAGATTTTTGGTAACTTGTGA